From one Flavobacteriales bacterium genomic stretch:
- a CDS encoding DUF819 family protein translates to MTETLFTNKATVFGVLAIVLAFVFYTSSKKEGFWSKFYKIIPALLMCYFLPAILNTLNIISAKDSKDIYYIATRFMLPAALVLLTLSIDLKGIFNLGPKAIIMFLTGTAGIVIGGPLTILIVSSFAPEWVGGAGPEAVWRGMTTVAGSWIGGGANQVAMKEVFNVNDAMFSKMIIVDVLVANVWMAFLLFGIGKKDKIDHFLKADTTAIETLKNKMIAFQDSISKNPTLTDLMVILGIAFGITGFSHYGADILAPWISENLPFLNKFSLGSSFFWLIVLATTGGVILSFTRLRNYEGAGASKIGSVFIYFLVASIGMKMDILAIFDNPELFVIGLIWMAIHVLLLFVVAKIIKAPYFFVAVGSKANIGGAASAPVVAGAFHPSLAPVGVLLAVLGYALGTYAALICGQLMQVVAP, encoded by the coding sequence ATGACAGAAACATTATTTACCAATAAAGCCACCGTTTTTGGAGTTTTAGCCATTGTGCTGGCATTTGTATTCTATACCTCTTCTAAAAAAGAAGGGTTTTGGTCAAAATTTTATAAAATAATACCCGCACTTTTGATGTGCTATTTTTTGCCAGCGATTCTCAATACGCTCAATATTATTTCGGCAAAAGACTCTAAGGATATTTACTATATCGCAACAAGGTTTATGCTACCTGCGGCTCTAGTTCTGCTTACATTGAGTATTGACCTTAAAGGTATATTCAACCTAGGTCCTAAAGCCATTATCATGTTTTTGACAGGAACAGCAGGAATTGTTATTGGAGGACCACTAACAATTTTGATAGTTTCTTCTTTTGCCCCAGAATGGGTGGGTGGAGCCGGCCCCGAAGCCGTTTGGCGTGGAATGACAACTGTTGCAGGTTCTTGGATAGGAGGTGGAGCAAACCAAGTAGCAATGAAAGAGGTATTTAATGTGAATGATGCCATGTTTTCAAAAATGATCATCGTTGATGTTTTGGTTGCCAATGTTTGGATGGCATTTCTATTGTTTGGAATAGGTAAAAAAGATAAAATAGACCATTTTTTGAAAGCTGATACCACGGCAATAGAAACTTTAAAAAATAAGATGATAGCTTTTCAGGATTCTATTAGTAAAAATCCGACACTTACTGATTTAATGGTGATTCTAGGAATCGCTTTTGGAATTACTGGTTTTTCTCATTACGGTGCAGATATTCTAGCGCCTTGGATTAGTGAAAATCTTCCCTTTTTAAATAAATTCTCATTAGGTTCAAGTTTTTTCTGGCTCATCGTTTTGGCTACCACAGGTGGAGTGATTTTGTCTTTTACAAGGCTTAGAAACTATGAAGGTGCTGGAGCCTCTAAAATAGGATCGGTATTTATTTATTTTCTAGTTGCTAGTATCGGTATGAAAATGGATATACTTGCGATATTTGATAATCCAGAACTTTTTGTAATTGGTTTGATTTGGATGGCAATACACGTATTATTGCTTTTTGTGGTCGCAAAAATCATCAAAGCACCTTATTTCTTTGTGGCAGTGGGATCAAAGGCGAATATTGGTGGAGCAGCTTCTGCTCCTGTAGTAGCAGGTGCTTTTCATCCTAGTTTAGCCCCTGTAGGAGTTCTTTTAGCCGTATTAGGATATGCATTAGGAACTTATGCCGCCCTTATTTGTGGTCAGTTGATGCAAGTTGTAGCTCCTTAA
- a CDS encoding type II toxin-antitoxin system RelE/ParE family toxin: protein MYLSKTAEEKLTILLEFLLTEWNQKVRNDFLNKLKAKINQISAQPESCPQSEEVKGLFKCVVQNKTHYTIK, encoded by the coding sequence GTGTACTTATCGAAAACAGCTGAAGAAAAGCTTACCATTCTTCTGGAATTTCTTTTAACAGAGTGGAATCAAAAAGTTCGAAATGATTTTTTGAATAAATTAAAAGCTAAAATCAACCAAATTTCTGCCCAACCTGAAAGCTGTCCTCAATCAGAAGAAGTTAAGGGTCTTTTCAAGTGTGTCGTACAAAACAAAACACATTATACTATCAAATAA
- a CDS encoding histidine kinase: protein MEKRFYFIALVIIAILFPLSFVVFNPGGASWEGFFNYLLWSMQYTLLLGFGNGYLSDRLNKKFSWMKQLKMRIFTGVIVTIGYSFLVAVFIAWIMLVLRRGMPIEVLWGDRSMSGYLEIIKWSLIISLVFHLRGFILAFKEQIKKNEALKIAKLESEVLALQKQMDAHFLFNSLSVLKELIYTDKELANEYLDRFADVYRYITQNNEKNLVKLKDELEFAEKYLFMQETRFEEALDIQIERKAIEASQEILPLSIQIGIENALRHNTFSMKNPLKIRIYFHQNNIVIENNVQQRSDSSGTGIGLKNLNKRSEIITKKSIKIIQENGIFALQIPLLP from the coding sequence ATGGAAAAAAGGTTTTATTTTATCGCTTTAGTCATTATTGCCATTTTATTTCCGCTCTCATTCGTTGTTTTTAATCCAGGAGGTGCCTCTTGGGAGGGCTTCTTTAATTACCTCCTTTGGAGTATGCAATACACCCTTTTGTTAGGATTTGGGAATGGTTATCTTTCAGATCGTTTGAACAAGAAATTTAGCTGGATGAAACAATTAAAAATGCGAATTTTCACAGGAGTAATTGTCACCATTGGCTATTCTTTTTTAGTTGCTGTATTCATCGCTTGGATCATGTTGGTACTCAGGAGAGGTATGCCTATCGAAGTACTTTGGGGAGATCGAAGTATGTCAGGCTATTTAGAGATTATCAAATGGAGTTTGATTATCTCATTGGTGTTTCATCTTCGTGGATTTATTCTAGCATTTAAAGAACAAATTAAAAAGAATGAAGCACTAAAAATTGCCAAACTAGAAAGTGAGGTTTTAGCGCTTCAAAAACAAATGGATGCCCATTTTTTGTTTAATAGTTTGAGTGTACTCAAAGAGCTGATTTATACTGATAAAGAATTGGCAAATGAATACCTAGATCGATTCGCAGATGTTTATCGATACATTACCCAGAACAATGAGAAAAATTTGGTTAAACTTAAAGATGAGCTAGAATTTGCAGAAAAGTATCTTTTTATGCAAGAAACAAGATTTGAGGAAGCCTTAGACATCCAGATAGAAAGAAAAGCAATTGAAGCTTCTCAAGAAATTTTACCGCTTTCTATTCAAATAGGTATTGAGAATGCTCTAAGACACAATACTTTTTCTATGAAAAATCCACTAAAAATAAGAATCTATTTTCATCAAAATAATATTGTGATCGAGAATAATGTACAGCAGCGCAGTGATTCTTCAGGAACGGGAATCGGTTTAAAAAACCTTAATAAACGTTCGGAGATTATCACAAAAAAATCTATAAAAATCATTCAAGAAAATGGCATCTTCGCCCTGCAAATCCCTTTACTACCATGA
- a CDS encoding DUF1343 domain-containing protein has translation MWKFLFLVLIISSCSGQNQKNVEPQPEKTIAQEEAKAIIVGAAQLDDLFRKVGNKKIVIVANQTSATTVDFLHSNGRDIAFIYAPEHGFRGKHDAGEKVKKGVDSQTGLTIKSLYGKNKKPKAEDLKGIDLVVFDIQDVGARFYTYISTLHYVMEACAEQNIPVLVLDRPNPNGHYIDGPILEKEHQSFVGMHPVPVVHGMTMAEYAQMINGEKWLKDGIQCELDFILCENYDHQAAYVLPIKPSPNLPNQQSIYLYPSLCFFEGTPVSVGRGTEMPFQIFGHPEWKESFSFQPMSREGAKYPKHENKLCKGFDLRQNEKLNALNLDWLITAYQKHGRKDFFKPFFHKLAGTKILSQQIMEGKTASEIKKSWEKDLKTYKTKRKKYLLYN, from the coding sequence ATGTGGAAATTTTTATTTTTAGTGCTAATTATAAGTTCATGTAGCGGGCAAAATCAAAAAAATGTTGAACCTCAACCTGAGAAAACTATTGCCCAAGAAGAAGCCAAAGCGATCATTGTTGGTGCAGCTCAGTTAGATGATTTGTTTCGCAAAGTAGGAAACAAGAAAATTGTCATTGTGGCAAATCAAACTTCGGCAACTACTGTAGATTTTTTACATTCTAATGGAAGAGATATCGCCTTTATTTATGCACCAGAACATGGTTTTAGAGGAAAACATGATGCAGGAGAAAAAGTAAAAAAAGGTGTAGATTCTCAAACAGGTTTAACCATAAAATCTTTGTACGGAAAAAATAAAAAACCGAAAGCAGAGGATTTAAAAGGAATTGACTTAGTGGTTTTTGATATTCAGGATGTAGGAGCAAGGTTCTATACCTATATTTCCACTTTACACTATGTAATGGAAGCTTGTGCAGAGCAAAATATTCCAGTTTTGGTTTTAGATCGTCCAAATCCAAATGGACACTATATAGATGGACCCATTTTGGAAAAAGAGCATCAGTCTTTTGTGGGAATGCATCCTGTGCCTGTTGTTCATGGGATGACTATGGCAGAGTACGCACAAATGATTAATGGAGAAAAATGGTTGAAAGATGGAATACAATGTGAATTAGATTTTATCCTTTGTGAAAATTATGATCATCAAGCAGCCTATGTTTTACCCATAAAACCATCACCAAATTTACCCAATCAGCAATCTATTTATCTGTATCCGTCCCTTTGTTTTTTTGAAGGAACCCCAGTGAGTGTGGGAAGAGGAACCGAAATGCCTTTTCAAATTTTTGGTCATCCTGAGTGGAAAGAATCCTTTAGTTTTCAGCCCATGAGTAGAGAAGGAGCAAAATATCCTAAACACGAAAATAAGTTATGTAAGGGATTTGACTTAAGACAAAATGAAAAATTGAATGCCCTAAACTTAGATTGGCTGATTACGGCGTACCAAAAACATGGGAGGAAAGATTTTTTTAAACCATTTTTTCATAAACTGGCTGGAACCAAAATATTATCTCAACAAATTATGGAAGGGAAAACAGCTAGTGAGATAAAAAAGTCTTGGGAAAAAGATTTAAAGACCTATAAAACGAAAAGAAAAAAATATTTGTTATACAATTAG
- the ruvB gene encoding Holliday junction branch migration DNA helicase RuvB codes for MNEIFLDNESEQEDSFEKSIRPLSFSDFTGQDKVIENLKVFTEAARLREEALDHVLLHGPPGLGKTTLANIIANEMGSEIKITSGPVLEKPGDLAGLLTNLNEGDVLFIDEIHRLSPVIEEYLYSAMEDYRIDIMIDTGPSARTVQISLNNFTLIGATTRAGLLTSPLRARFGINCRLQYYDQNTLANIIKRSAGILQTPIEESAALELARRSRGTPRIANALLRRVRDFAEIKGNGKVDLQITKFGLQALKIHENGLDEMDILILQTIIEKFKGGPVGVGTIATAVSEKVETIEEVYEPFLIQQGYLMRTQRGRVCTEKAYEVLDLNFHQNKGLFDQ; via the coding sequence ATGAATGAAATATTCTTAGATAACGAATCTGAACAAGAGGACAGCTTTGAAAAATCGATTAGACCTTTAAGTTTTTCCGATTTTACAGGGCAAGATAAAGTCATAGAAAACCTAAAAGTCTTCACGGAAGCAGCACGGTTACGTGAAGAAGCTCTAGATCATGTATTGCTACATGGACCACCAGGATTAGGAAAAACAACACTTGCCAATATTATTGCCAATGAAATGGGCAGTGAGATAAAAATTACTTCAGGGCCTGTGTTAGAAAAACCTGGAGATCTTGCAGGTTTACTAACGAACCTAAATGAGGGTGATGTTCTTTTTATTGATGAAATTCATCGTTTATCACCTGTGATTGAGGAATATCTATACAGTGCAATGGAGGATTACCGTATTGATATCATGATTGATACGGGGCCTAGTGCTCGAACTGTACAAATAAGCTTGAATAATTTCACCTTAATAGGAGCAACGACAAGAGCAGGCTTATTGACTTCACCGCTCAGAGCTCGTTTTGGAATTAATTGTAGATTACAATATTATGACCAAAATACCCTTGCGAATATTATTAAGAGATCAGCAGGAATTCTGCAAACTCCCATTGAAGAAAGTGCAGCCTTGGAACTTGCTAGACGAAGTAGAGGAACACCAAGAATCGCCAATGCTCTTTTGAGAAGGGTAAGAGATTTTGCAGAAATCAAAGGGAACGGAAAAGTAGATCTTCAAATTACCAAATTTGGACTTCAAGCATTAAAGATTCATGAAAATGGATTGGATGAAATGGATATTCTAATTTTACAAACCATCATTGAGAAATTCAAAGGTGGACCTGTGGGTGTAGGAACAATTGCTACGGCAGTAAGCGAAAAAGTTGAAACCATTGAAGAAGTATATGAACCTTTCTTAATCCAACAAGGTTACCTTATGAGAACACAAAGAGGGCGTGTTTGTACAGAAAAAGCTTATGAAGTTCTAGACCTCAATTTTCACCAAAATAAAGGATTATTTGATCAATAG
- a CDS encoding LytTR family DNA-binding domain-containing protein: MIKCIVIEDEKRTANYLCKLLLDRELEVVNILTSVEESLLWLAQNEAPDLIFSDIELGDGKSFDIFNQLVIDSKIIFVTAYDQYSIEAFKHNSIHYLLKPIKGQDLDQAIEKYQKLSSVNQVQKLQKNYKNVFLIKSGHQLKTIRIQEVAFVFSELKTTFIRTNKGEKYFLDQSLENFGKELNPRLFFQINRQMIIHFNAISEMTYYSSTKLKIALNPPVDKEIFVSRDRIKPFKEWLKNYTD, from the coding sequence ATGATCAAATGTATTGTTATTGAAGATGAAAAAAGAACTGCTAATTACTTATGCAAGCTTCTTTTGGATCGTGAGTTAGAAGTGGTAAACATTTTAACTTCCGTTGAAGAATCTTTGTTGTGGCTGGCTCAAAATGAAGCACCAGATCTTATATTTTCAGATATTGAACTTGGAGACGGAAAATCTTTTGATATTTTTAACCAATTGGTAATTGATTCAAAAATCATTTTTGTAACTGCTTATGACCAATATTCCATTGAGGCATTTAAGCATAACAGTATTCATTATTTGCTGAAGCCGATAAAAGGGCAAGATCTTGATCAAGCCATAGAAAAATATCAAAAACTGAGTTCGGTAAATCAAGTACAGAAATTACAAAAAAATTACAAAAATGTATTTCTTATCAAATCGGGACACCAACTAAAGACGATCCGAATTCAAGAAGTTGCTTTTGTATTTTCTGAACTAAAAACAACTTTTATCCGAACCAATAAAGGCGAAAAATATTTTTTAGATCAATCTCTTGAAAACTTTGGAAAAGAACTAAACCCTAGATTGTTTTTCCAGATTAATAGGCAAATGATTATTCATTTTAATGCCATTTCTGAAATGACATATTATTCTAGTACTAAACTAAAAATAGCGCTTAATCCTCCTGTGGATAAAGAGATTTTTGTTTCAAGAGACCGAATAAAACCCTTTAAAGAGTGGTTGAAAAACTATACAGATTAA
- a CDS encoding YeeE/YedE thiosulfate transporter family protein: MKKLLPFFILGTLFGVVLSKSQVISWFRIQEMFHFQSFHMYGVIGSAVVTGIILIAIAKKNYWKNNRQKNMYFRIKEAGLRKYIIGGIIFGLGWSITGACPGPMFVWLGRGASVFVLMVLMGALGTFVYGLIKDKLPH; the protein is encoded by the coding sequence ATGAAAAAACTACTTCCCTTTTTTATTCTTGGAACACTTTTCGGAGTTGTATTATCTAAATCACAAGTAATTTCATGGTTCAGAATTCAAGAAATGTTTCATTTCCAATCTTTTCATATGTATGGAGTCATTGGTTCTGCTGTAGTAACGGGTATTATTTTAATTGCCATTGCCAAAAAGAATTATTGGAAAAATAATCGACAAAAAAATATGTATTTCAGAATTAAAGAAGCTGGACTACGTAAATACATCATCGGAGGAATAATTTTTGGACTTGGATGGTCTATTACAGGAGCTTGCCCAGGTCCTATGTTTGTTTGGCTTGGGAGAGGTGCTTCAGTTTTTGTTCTGATGGTACTCATGGGTGCACTTGGTACATTTGTTTATGGTCTTATTAAGGATAAATTACCACATTAA
- a CDS encoding YeeE/YedE family protein has protein sequence MDIIFQPFPWYIAGPLIALVMFAMHYVGDGMGISTNFKTMCSMSGAGKYCSFFDSNWKDQAWNITFILGVVFGGFLSANFLEIGDIELADSFKEVLAGWNLSHDGNSLFPKEIFSWDNLFSGNGWFFMLLGPFLVGFGARYAQGCTSGHAISGLSNLQLPSLIAVIGFFIGGLFVTHIVLPLIF, from the coding sequence ATGGACATTATTTTTCAACCTTTCCCATGGTATATAGCGGGGCCATTAATAGCCTTGGTGATGTTTGCTATGCACTATGTAGGAGATGGTATGGGTATTTCGACAAATTTCAAGACTATGTGCTCTATGAGCGGCGCTGGTAAATACTGTAGTTTTTTTGATAGTAATTGGAAAGATCAGGCATGGAATATTACTTTTATTTTAGGAGTTGTTTTTGGAGGATTTTTGAGTGCAAATTTTCTTGAAATTGGAGATATTGAACTAGCAGATTCTTTCAAAGAGGTTTTGGCAGGATGGAATTTGAGCCATGATGGCAACAGTTTATTTCCAAAAGAAATTTTTTCTTGGGATAACTTATTTTCTGGAAACGGTTGGTTTTTCATGCTTCTTGGTCCATTTTTAGTAGGATTTGGAGCACGCTATGCTCAAGGTTGTACCTCTGGTCATGCAATATCAGGCCTAAGTAACCTACAACTTCCTTCGCTTATTGCTGTAATTGGATTTTTTATAGGCGGTTTATTTGTTACTCATATTGTTTTACCTTTAATTTTCTAA
- a CDS encoding DUF2141 domain-containing protein produces the protein MKAIILSLMSLLMISNGFSQKTTEVNLTFTHAQSQKGYWMVAIYKDAKTFLGDAPFTARRMAVSKGNTMTFELPRGEYAVAMFQDINDNKNLDRNSKGIPTEPYSFSGENIFPLMAKPTFEMTKFKVKRRKVALDLAIQSE, from the coding sequence ATGAAAGCAATTATTTTATCACTTATGAGTCTTTTAATGATTTCCAATGGTTTTTCACAAAAGACTACCGAAGTAAATTTAACCTTTACCCATGCTCAATCTCAAAAAGGGTATTGGATGGTAGCCATCTACAAAGACGCTAAAACATTCTTAGGAGATGCACCTTTTACCGCAAGAAGAATGGCGGTATCTAAAGGTAATACTATGACCTTTGAGCTTCCTAGAGGAGAATATGCTGTTGCGATGTTTCAAGACATCAACGACAATAAGAACTTGGATAGAAACTCAAAAGGAATTCCAACAGAACCCTATAGTTTCTCTGGAGAAAATATTTTTCCGCTCATGGCAAAACCAACCTTCGAAATGACAAAATTTAAAGTAAAAAGAAGAAAAGTTGCTTTAGATTTAGCAATACAATCGGAATAA